A stretch of the Elephas maximus indicus isolate mEleMax1 chromosome 3, mEleMax1 primary haplotype, whole genome shotgun sequence genome encodes the following:
- the LOC126071114 gene encoding olfactory receptor 18-like, producing the protein MEPQNLTGISEFLFLSLSEDPERQPLLFGLFLSMYLITVTGNLLLILAVTSDSHLHIPMYFFLFNLSLADIRFISTTVPKMLVNIQAQSKSITYEGCLIQMTFLYLFGCLDSLLLTVMAYDRFVAICHPVHYTVIMNPRLFGLLILVSFFLSLLNSQVHISMVSQLTFYTDVEIPHFFCDPPQFFNLACSDSSTYVILVYCIGAIFGAVPVSGILLCYTQLVSSILRVSSSVGKYKVFPICGSHLSVVCLFYGTGLGVYLSSAISSSPKKGSVSSVMYTVVTPMVNPFICSLRNRDIKRARWRLLSMTA; encoded by the coding sequence GGctgttcctgtccatgtacctgaTCACTGTGACTGGGAACCTGCTCCTCATCCTGGCTGTCACCTCTGACTCCCATCTCCACatccccatgtacttcttccttttcaaccTGTCCTTGGCTGACATACGTTTCATTTCCACCACAGTCCCAAAGATGCTAGTGAATATCCAGGCACAGAGCAAATCCATCACCTATGAGGGCTGCCTGATCCAAATGACCTTTTTGTATCTCTTTGGATGTCTGGACAGTCTGCTTCTCACTGTGATGGCTTATGAccggtttgtggccatctgtcaccccgtacactacacagtcatcatgaaccccCGCCTCTTTGGCTTGCtaattttggtgtcttttttcctCAGCCTTTTGAATTCCCAGGTGCACATTTCAATGGTGTCACAACTTACTTTCTACACAGATGTGGAAAtccctcatttcttctgtgaccctCCTCAATTCTTTAACCTTGCATGTTCTGACAGCTCCACCTATGTCATATTAGTATATTGTATTGGTGCCATCTTTGGTGCTGTTCCAGTCTCAGGGATCCTTTTGTGTTACACTCAACTTGTTTCCTCCATTCTGAGAGTCTCATCTTCAGTTGGGAAGTATAAAGTCTTTCCCATCTGTGGCTCTCACCTGTcagttgtttgcttattttatggaaCAGGCCTTGGAGTGTACCTCAGTTCAGCCATCTCGTCTTCTCCCAAGAAGGGTTCAGTGTcctcagtgatgtacactgtAGTGACCCCCATGGTGAACCCCTTCATCTGCAGCCTGAGGAACAGAGACATCAAGAGGGCCCGGTGGAGGCTCCTCAGCATGACAGCTTAA